A portion of the Calothrix sp. 336/3 genome contains these proteins:
- the hisIE gene encoding bifunctional phosphoribosyl-AMP cyclohydrolase/phosphoribosyl-ATP diphosphatase HisIE → MFSSATDAFKNSVPVDKVRYNDQGLVPAIVQDYLDGTVLMMAWMNQESLQKTLESGETWFWSRSRQEFWHKGGTSGHTQKIQAIRYDCDSDALLVTVEQVGDIACHTGARSCFHQVDGKIVPPPADTLSQVFGVICDRRDNPSENSYTCKLLSGGDNKILKKIGEESAEVVMACKDDDKAAIASEVADLFYHTLVALAYHQVDIKDVYRKLQERRG, encoded by the coding sequence ATGTTTTCTTCTGCAACTGATGCATTCAAAAATTCTGTGCCTGTGGACAAAGTTCGTTACAATGACCAAGGTTTAGTGCCTGCCATTGTTCAAGATTACCTGGATGGTACGGTACTGATGATGGCGTGGATGAACCAGGAGTCTTTACAAAAAACTTTGGAGAGTGGAGAAACTTGGTTTTGGAGCCGTTCTCGCCAAGAGTTTTGGCATAAGGGGGGGACTTCTGGACATACTCAGAAAATCCAAGCAATTCGTTATGACTGTGATAGTGATGCCCTGTTGGTGACAGTGGAGCAGGTGGGAGATATTGCTTGTCACACGGGGGCAAGGAGTTGTTTTCACCAGGTTGATGGCAAAATTGTGCCCCCTCCGGCGGATACCCTATCTCAGGTATTTGGGGTGATTTGCGATCGCCGTGACAACCCTTCCGAGAATTCCTATACCTGCAAGCTATTGTCAGGGGGCGATAACAAAATTTTGAAAAAAATTGGTGAAGAATCGGCGGAAGTCGTGATGGCGTGTAAGGATGATGATAAGGCGGCGATCGCCTCAGAAGTTGCAGATTTGTTCTATCACACTTTGGTTGCCCTAGCTTATCACCAAGTTGATATCAAAGATGTGTATCGGAAATTACAAGAACGCAGGGGCTAA
- a CDS encoding DUF928 domain-containing protein, whose amino-acid sequence MKNLFYLLALSFYTLFPLSVIAQSPPVKPVVITQKKGSKNYNPPPPPPGNPPGGRRYGGAKRGSCPEVKPPLTALVPITQTGSVKNVWGLTSQERPTLIFYTPYASDSGYATELSFLDDETKEPIYETAIALPSKPGLINISLPNTVSPLTVGKRYRWYFNIYCDQQKQSPPIYVEGVILRQNLTPAVINQLKTAPANQKFVIYGQNGFWYDALNSLAQLRQQQPKDKTLQTQWQDLLDEVGLLEIATQSFEEKAKK is encoded by the coding sequence ATGAAAAACTTGTTTTATCTCCTAGCCTTGAGTTTTTATACACTTTTCCCTCTCAGCGTGATTGCCCAATCACCCCCCGTCAAACCCGTTGTAATTACTCAGAAGAAAGGCAGTAAAAATTACAATCCGCCCCCTCCACCCCCTGGAAATCCTCCTGGAGGCAGGCGCTATGGGGGAGCCAAACGTGGCAGTTGTCCAGAAGTAAAACCACCCCTCACAGCCCTTGTACCTATTACTCAAACAGGTTCCGTGAAAAATGTCTGGGGTTTAACTAGTCAGGAACGTCCAACATTAATTTTTTATACACCGTATGCTAGTGATTCCGGGTATGCCACAGAGTTGAGTTTCCTAGATGACGAGACAAAAGAACCGATATATGAAACAGCGATCGCTCTTCCCTCAAAACCCGGATTAATTAATATTTCCCTTCCCAATACAGTTTCTCCTCTCACAGTAGGTAAACGTTATCGTTGGTACTTCAATATCTATTGTGATCAACAAAAACAATCACCTCCCATCTACGTAGAAGGGGTAATTCTGCGGCAAAATCTCACCCCAGCAGTTATCAATCAACTAAAAACAGCACCAGCAAACCAAAAATTTGTCATCTATGGGCAAAACGGTTTTTGGTACGATGCTTTAAATTCTCTTGCACAACTACGACAACAGCAACCCAAAGACAAAACCCTACAAACCCAGTGGCAAGATTTATTAGATGAAGTTGGTTTACTAGAAATAGCCACCCAATCCTTTGAAGAAAAAGCCAAAAAATAA
- a CDS encoding DUF1822 family protein produces MIRTTLNIEDFALSLPITQTAYQQAQQFAREQPTAAKAEQVKQNTLSVLVVNDYLQMMGINTDLSASDLWNPIVRLCADVSDLQIPEIGSLECRVVHSLTDCCYIPPETWEERIAYVVVMLDESQREGKILGFVPTVETEELPLNQLQPLEDFIDYLAELRPTSMASLVNLSQWFSDVLTTGWQTLETLWNQPELSPAYAFRSVAQNLASEESQGTVKRAKLIDLGIQIDNQLLMLIVELTPQTDGQTSIRIQLHPTSSQVYLTPGTKLTILDESGVVFLDAQARNNDNYVQLQLRGEPGEQFSVRVAYSDTSVTENFVI; encoded by the coding sequence ATGATCCGCACTACCTTGAATATCGAAGATTTCGCTTTAAGTTTGCCAATTACCCAAACTGCCTACCAGCAAGCACAACAGTTTGCCCGTGAGCAACCGACGGCAGCTAAAGCCGAGCAGGTAAAACAAAATACACTGTCAGTATTAGTAGTAAATGACTACCTGCAAATGATGGGTATTAACACAGATTTGTCCGCTAGTGATTTGTGGAACCCAATTGTGAGGTTGTGTGCGGATGTTAGTGATTTGCAAATCCCCGAAATTGGTTCTTTAGAATGTCGTGTTGTTCATAGTCTGACAGACTGCTGTTATATTCCTCCAGAAACGTGGGAAGAAAGAATAGCTTATGTTGTCGTGATGCTAGATGAATCGCAACGGGAAGGAAAGATTCTCGGATTTGTTCCCACTGTGGAAACTGAAGAATTACCCCTAAATCAGCTGCAACCCCTAGAAGATTTCATCGACTATTTAGCAGAGTTACGCCCAACCTCAATGGCAAGTTTGGTAAATTTAAGTCAATGGTTTAGCGATGTCTTGACAACGGGCTGGCAAACTTTAGAAACCCTGTGGAATCAACCAGAATTATCACCAGCTTATGCTTTTCGCAGTGTTGCACAAAATTTGGCATCTGAGGAGTCACAAGGAACTGTGAAACGAGCAAAATTAATTGATTTGGGTATTCAAATTGACAACCAATTATTGATGCTAATTGTGGAACTCACTCCCCAAACTGATGGGCAAACAAGTATTCGTATTCAGTTGCATCCTACAAGTAGTCAAGTTTACCTGACTCCCGGTACAAAACTGACTATTTTAGATGAGTCTGGAGTGGTATTTCTGGATGCGCAAGCGAGAAATAATGATAACTACGTCCAATTACAATTACGTGGGGAACCTGGCGAGCAATTTAGCGTCCGCGTAGCATACAGTGACACTAGTGTGACAGAAAATTTTGTAATTTAG
- a CDS encoding ATP-binding cassette domain-containing protein, giving the protein MSLINLQSVKKDFGIKEILTNASFSIDTNDRVGLIGTNGSGKSTLLKMIAGIEPIDSGQILVNSGAKIIYLPQQPDIDENHTVLEQVFADSGEQIQLVREYEEISDKLAHHHEDSQLMARLSSVMQRMDAIGAWELETNAKIILSKLGITDFNARVGDLSGGYRKRIALATALISEPDLLLMDEPTNHLDADSVEWLQSYLNRYRGALLLITHDRYFLDRVTNRIIEIDRGEIFSYAGNYSYYLEKKALAEESTASSQRKFQGVLRRELEWLKRGPKARSTKQKARIDRVQAMRETEFKQTQGKVEISTVSRRIGKKVIELANIFKSYNDRVLINDFTYEFNPEDRIGIIGGNGVGKSTLMNMITGREKPDTGKVEIGTTIHIGYFDQHSEELLSAVNENQRVIDYIKEEGEFVKIADGTQITASQMLERFLFPGNQQYAPIYKLSGGEKRRLFLLRILMGAPNVLILDEPTNDLDVQTLAVLEEYLEDFAGCVIVVSHDRYFLDRVVDTIFAFEDGGKLRQYPGNYSIYLDYKKAETERQQQENVGKEKPKAEEVEKSTAQSEDRKKRRLSNWERKEFAQLEVKIAELEMQKSQVEKAMTNVTPGNYSQVQQMYEQVDKLKQDIDKATERWLELAEMES; this is encoded by the coding sequence ATGAGCTTAATTAATCTCCAATCGGTCAAGAAAGACTTTGGTATCAAAGAAATACTCACAAATGCTAGTTTTAGTATTGATACTAATGATAGGGTCGGTTTAATTGGTACCAATGGTTCCGGGAAGTCTACCCTGTTAAAAATGATAGCAGGAATAGAACCAATTGATAGTGGGCAAATTTTAGTTAACTCTGGTGCCAAGATTATCTATTTGCCACAACAACCAGATATTGACGAGAATCATACCGTTTTAGAACAGGTATTTGCCGATAGTGGTGAACAGATACAACTGGTAAGAGAGTATGAGGAAATTTCTGATAAATTAGCTCATCACCATGAAGATAGTCAATTAATGGCGCGTCTTTCTTCTGTTATGCAAAGAATGGATGCTATCGGTGCGTGGGAATTGGAGACTAATGCCAAAATTATTCTTTCCAAGTTAGGTATTACTGATTTTAATGCCCGTGTTGGTGATTTGTCTGGAGGATATCGCAAGCGCATTGCTTTAGCAACAGCTTTGATTTCTGAACCCGATTTACTATTAATGGATGAGCCGACAAACCACCTGGATGCGGATTCGGTGGAGTGGTTACAAAGCTATTTAAATAGATATAGAGGTGCCTTATTATTAATTACTCACGATAGATATTTTCTCGATAGGGTAACTAATAGAATTATTGAGATTGATAGGGGAGAAATTTTTAGTTATGCGGGCAATTACTCCTATTATTTAGAGAAGAAAGCTCTGGCTGAAGAATCTACTGCTAGTAGTCAGCGCAAGTTTCAAGGTGTTTTACGCAGGGAATTAGAATGGTTAAAACGAGGACCAAAAGCCAGAAGTACAAAGCAAAAAGCTAGAATTGACCGAGTGCAAGCAATGCGAGAAACCGAGTTTAAACAAACTCAAGGCAAAGTGGAAATATCTACTGTCAGTCGGCGCATTGGTAAAAAAGTTATTGAATTAGCTAATATTTTTAAGTCCTATAATGATAGGGTTTTAATTAATGATTTTACCTATGAATTTAATCCGGAAGACCGCATCGGAATTATTGGTGGTAACGGTGTGGGTAAGTCTACTCTGATGAATATGATCACGGGTAGGGAAAAGCCGGATACAGGTAAGGTGGAAATTGGAACGACAATTCACATTGGCTATTTTGATCAACATTCGGAAGAATTACTCTCTGCTGTTAATGAAAATCAGCGCGTGATTGATTATATCAAGGAAGAGGGGGAATTTGTCAAAATTGCCGATGGTACACAAATCACTGCTTCCCAAATGTTGGAGCGATTTTTGTTTCCTGGAAATCAGCAGTATGCACCGATTTATAAATTATCGGGAGGAGAAAAAAGGCGACTATTTCTGTTACGTATTTTGATGGGTGCGCCGAATGTTTTGATATTAGATGAACCGACGAATGACTTGGATGTGCAAACGTTGGCTGTATTGGAAGAATATTTAGAAGATTTTGCGGGTTGTGTGATTGTTGTTTCCCACGATCGCTATTTTTTAGATAGGGTGGTGGATACAATTTTTGCCTTTGAAGATGGAGGTAAATTGCGCCAATATCCTGGCAACTATTCCATATATTTGGATTACAAGAAAGCAGAAACGGAAAGACAGCAGCAGGAAAATGTCGGGAAGGAAAAGCCAAAAGCTGAAGAGGTTGAGAAATCGACTGCACAAAGTGAAGATAGGAAGAAACGCAGATTATCTAACTGGGAGCGCAAGGAATTTGCACAGTTAGAAGTAAAAATTGCGGAATTGGAAATGCAGAAATCGCAAGTGGAAAAAGCGATGACAAACGTGACTCCAGGAAATTATAGTCAAGTGCAACAAATGTATGAACAGGTAGATAAGTTAAAGCAGGATATCGACAAAGCTACGGAAAGATGGTTAGAGTTGGCAGAAATGGAATCTTAG
- the hemL gene encoding glutamate-1-semialdehyde 2,1-aminomutase — protein MVNTTIKTTKSQEIFTAAQNLMPGGVSSPVRAFKSVGGQPIVFDRVNGAYIWDVDGNQYIDYVGTWGPAICGHAHPEVIAALHTALEKGTSFGAPCVLENVLAEMVIDAVPSVEMVRFVNSGTEACMSVLRLMRAFTQRDKVIKFEGCYHGHADMFLVKAGSGVATLGLPDSPGVPKNTTNSTLTAPYNDLEAVKALFEQHKDEIAGVILEPVVGNAGFIPPDAGFLEGLRVLTQENGALLVFDEVMTGFRIAYGGAQEKFGVTPDLTTMGKVIGGGLPVGAYGGRRDIMSMVAPAGPMYQAGTLSGNPLAMTAGIKTLELLQKPGTYEYLDQVTKKLANGLLAIAKETGHEVCGGQISGMFGFFFTAGPVHNYEDAKKADTAKFGRFHRGMLERGVYLAPSQFEAGFTSIAHTDEDINRTLEIAREVMAGL, from the coding sequence TTGGTAAATACCACAATTAAAACCACAAAATCACAAGAAATCTTCACTGCTGCCCAAAATCTCATGCCCGGTGGTGTTAGTTCCCCAGTCAGAGCATTTAAATCCGTTGGCGGACAACCGATTGTTTTCGACCGGGTGAATGGTGCTTATATCTGGGATGTAGATGGCAACCAATATATTGATTATGTCGGTACCTGGGGTCCAGCGATTTGTGGTCATGCCCATCCCGAAGTAATTGCCGCTCTCCATACAGCCCTAGAAAAGGGGACGAGTTTCGGCGCACCCTGTGTATTGGAAAATGTTCTGGCAGAAATGGTGATTGATGCCGTTCCCAGCGTTGAAATGGTGAGATTTGTCAACTCCGGTACGGAAGCTTGTATGTCTGTGCTGCGATTGATGCGAGCTTTTACCCAACGGGATAAAGTGATTAAATTTGAAGGCTGCTACCACGGACACGCGGATATGTTCTTGGTGAAAGCTGGCTCCGGTGTGGCAACCCTCGGCTTACCTGATTCCCCAGGAGTCCCCAAAAACACTACCAATAGCACCCTGACGGCTCCCTACAACGATTTGGAAGCTGTTAAGGCGCTTTTTGAACAACACAAAGACGAAATCGCTGGGGTGATTCTAGAGCCAGTTGTGGGTAATGCTGGTTTTATTCCTCCCGATGCTGGTTTCCTGGAAGGATTGCGGGTACTCACCCAGGAGAATGGTGCGTTATTAGTTTTTGATGAAGTCATGACGGGCTTCCGTATTGCCTATGGTGGTGCCCAGGAAAAATTTGGTGTCACCCCTGACCTGACTACTATGGGTAAAGTTATTGGTGGTGGTTTACCTGTGGGTGCCTATGGTGGTCGCCGCGATATCATGTCCATGGTTGCCCCAGCAGGTCCAATGTACCAAGCCGGAACCCTTTCTGGTAATCCCTTGGCAATGACTGCGGGAATTAAAACCCTGGAATTATTACAAAAACCTGGTACCTACGAATACCTTGACCAAGTTACCAAGAAACTAGCAAATGGTTTGTTGGCGATCGCCAAGGAAACTGGGCACGAAGTTTGTGGCGGTCAAATTAGCGGGATGTTTGGCTTCTTCTTCACAGCTGGACCTGTGCATAATTATGAAGATGCCAAGAAAGCTGATACTGCTAAGTTTGGACGTTTCCATCGAGGAATGTTAGAACGAGGTGTCTATTTAGCTCCTTCCCAGTTTGAAGCTGGATTTACTTCCATCGCTCACACTGACGAAGATATTAATCGCACCTTGGAAATTGCCAGAGAAGTTATGGCAGGTCTGTAA
- a CDS encoding CHASE2 domain-containing protein has product MGKLVVLKFADGSFEQGFAVTLQLGAEGELPSVEITGKLPKMPELPKIYREWQTSYLRLGNHFRLSADTAQVTNISITQDCGETGEKLRSRFNSWLLSDDFRPIREKWLERLSPTDEIRVILQTENRELQRLPWHLWDILERYPQAEIAMTSANYEKLIIEKTKNPQVKILAIIGNSQGINTQTDQILLKNLPAASVNFLVEPSRQLLNDYLWQENFDIFFFAGHSDSQGTQGKGRIFLNQTDSLSLEELRFALRKAVEKGLQLAIFNSCDGLGLVEQLADLHIPQIIVMREPVPDLVAQEFLKYFLSSFAEGESFYQAVRYGRERLQGLEDRFPCATWLPVIYQNLAESPPTWKEFTGKIAINPPTISRLQRLKTVVMTSLVVAAVVGGMRFGGVLQGGELQVFDQMMRSRSLFMDEGADPRLLIVTVDDDDITLQRRQGENLKGTSIGDKTLNQVIQTLEKYQPRAIGLDIYRDFPAEDKALAQTLRENHHVIGVCKGSDNTTKANGIAPPPEIPPQRQSYSDFLHDSDKVVRRQLLFMTQEAVSICPAPYALSSQLAFRYLLPQGIEASFTPNGDLQLGNTVFPRLTSRYGSYQRIDANGGQILINWRATPKIAEEIKLSQLLSTNLNPNAIKDRIILIGVTAKGDFPDYWATPYGYSLDEQMPGVIVQAQMLSQILSHVLDKRPLLQTWNPWQESVWILLWALIAGFSLGRSPSFSRLLFVICITTISVYILCLFLLIRSYWVPFLPSAMALIGTTTVIKIIRNS; this is encoded by the coding sequence ATGGGTAAATTGGTGGTGCTGAAATTTGCTGATGGTAGTTTTGAACAGGGTTTTGCTGTGACTCTGCAACTGGGTGCGGAGGGAGAACTACCAAGCGTCGAGATAACTGGCAAGTTACCAAAGATGCCAGAGTTACCGAAAATATACAGAGAATGGCAAACCAGCTATTTACGTCTGGGTAATCATTTTCGCTTGTCGGCAGATACTGCACAGGTGACTAATATTTCCATTACTCAAGACTGTGGAGAGACTGGGGAAAAGTTGCGATCGCGGTTCAATAGTTGGTTACTTAGTGATGATTTTCGCCCGATCCGGGAAAAATGGTTAGAGCGGCTCTCACCTACGGATGAGATTCGTGTAATTTTACAAACAGAGAATCGAGAATTACAGCGTTTACCGTGGCATTTATGGGACATCTTAGAACGGTATCCCCAAGCAGAAATTGCCATGACTTCTGCTAATTATGAAAAGCTAATTATCGAGAAAACTAAAAATCCTCAAGTTAAAATATTAGCAATTATTGGTAATAGTCAAGGAATTAATACCCAAACTGACCAAATATTATTAAAAAATTTACCCGCAGCCTCTGTCAACTTTTTAGTAGAACCGTCTAGACAACTACTCAATGATTATTTGTGGCAAGAAAACTTTGATATTTTCTTCTTTGCAGGGCATAGTGATAGTCAGGGAACTCAGGGGAAGGGGCGAATTTTCCTCAATCAAACTGATAGCTTAAGTCTGGAAGAATTACGATTTGCCCTCAGAAAAGCTGTGGAAAAAGGCTTACAATTGGCAATTTTTAACTCCTGTGATGGCTTAGGATTAGTAGAGCAATTAGCAGATTTACATATTCCCCAAATTATTGTGATGCGGGAACCAGTTCCTGATTTAGTTGCCCAGGAATTTTTGAAATATTTCCTCAGTAGTTTTGCGGAGGGTGAAAGTTTTTATCAAGCGGTACGTTATGGTAGGGAAAGGTTACAAGGATTGGAAGATAGGTTTCCCTGTGCTACTTGGCTACCTGTAATTTACCAAAATTTAGCAGAATCGCCGCCAACTTGGAAAGAATTCACAGGCAAAATTGCCATTAATCCCCCGACTATTTCCCGACTGCAAAGACTGAAAACAGTGGTGATGACGAGTCTGGTAGTTGCTGCGGTGGTGGGAGGTATGAGATTTGGGGGAGTGTTGCAGGGTGGAGAATTACAAGTCTTTGATCAAATGATGCGATCGCGCTCTTTATTTATGGATGAAGGTGCGGATCCTCGTTTACTCATCGTGACTGTGGATGATGATGATATTACTCTGCAACGTCGTCAAGGAGAAAATTTAAAAGGCACATCTATTGGGGATAAAACCCTGAATCAAGTTATACAAACCCTTGAGAAATATCAACCACGGGCTATTGGTTTAGATATATACCGTGATTTTCCGGCAGAAGATAAAGCATTAGCCCAAACTCTCCGGGAAAATCATCATGTGATTGGTGTCTGCAAGGGAAGTGACAACACCACCAAAGCTAACGGAATTGCTCCACCTCCAGAAATTCCCCCCCAACGTCAAAGTTATAGCGATTTTCTCCACGATTCAGACAAGGTGGTGCGTCGTCAGTTATTGTTCATGACTCAAGAAGCTGTCTCAATTTGCCCTGCACCCTATGCTTTAAGTAGTCAGCTAGCATTTCGTTATTTGTTACCCCAGGGAATAGAAGCAAGTTTTACACCAAATGGTGATTTACAACTAGGTAACACAGTATTTCCACGGCTAACTTCAAGATATGGTAGCTACCAACGCATAGATGCAAATGGGGGACAAATACTGATAAATTGGCGAGCGACTCCTAAAATTGCCGAAGAAATTAAGCTTAGTCAGTTGTTATCAACAAATCTTAACCCTAATGCCATCAAAGACAGAATTATCTTGATTGGTGTGACTGCGAAAGGCGATTTTCCCGACTATTGGGCAACACCCTACGGCTATAGTTTAGATGAACAAATGCCCGGTGTGATAGTTCAAGCACAGATGTTGAGTCAAATTCTCAGCCATGTTTTAGATAAACGTCCGTTGCTACAAACTTGGAATCCGTGGCAAGAGTCGGTATGGATATTACTTTGGGCTTTAATAGCAGGGTTTAGTCTTGGGCGATCGCCATCCTTCTCTCGCCTATTATTTGTTATTTGTATTACTACCATCTCAGTATATATTCTGTGCCTATTCCTGCTCATCCGCAGTTATTGGGTTCCTTTCCTACCCTCAGCTATGGCACTTATAGGTACAACTACCGTCATTAAAATAATTCGTAATTCGTAA
- a CDS encoding DUF1824 family protein: MSSPNQTDINLQEAKKILNKFNCVDVAPPVKPSEKVLIRKAILFVTKLADYQILGICAETAAEGIQAMKTYSHALGYEPPSNLPAIDGPVYIKLNGKNGVCTIDYYMGHHRGVLISCQSYGQGGFNELYGHLPLDLFV, encoded by the coding sequence ATGTCTAGCCCCAATCAAACCGATATTAACTTACAAGAAGCTAAGAAAATTCTCAATAAATTCAACTGTGTGGATGTCGCACCACCTGTGAAACCATCGGAAAAAGTTCTCATCCGTAAAGCTATTCTATTTGTCACTAAGCTAGCTGACTATCAAATTCTCGGCATTTGTGCAGAAACTGCCGCAGAAGGGATTCAAGCTATGAAAACCTACTCCCATGCTTTAGGATATGAACCACCCAGCAACTTACCTGCTATTGATGGTCCAGTGTATATCAAATTGAATGGGAAAAATGGGGTATGCACCATAGATTATTATATGGGGCATCATCGAGGTGTTCTAATATCTTGCCAATCCTATGGACAGGGTGGATTTAACGAATTATACGGACATTTGCCTCTAGATTTGTTTGTCTAA
- a CDS encoding ChaB family protein, with protein sequence MLYKSNQDLPLEIRTRLSETYQDIYRAAYNSAIHWYGEAAKAHKVALSAVKMQSVVHGNVGV encoded by the coding sequence ATGTTATATAAGTCCAATCAAGACTTGCCTCTAGAAATTCGTACTCGTTTATCTGAGACATACCAAGATATTTATCGGGCTGCCTACAACTCGGCAATTCACTGGTATGGTGAAGCTGCCAAGGCTCACAAGGTGGCTCTGAGTGCGGTAAAAATGCAATCTGTTGTTCATGGAAACGTCGGTGTTTAA